A genomic window from Aerosakkonema funiforme FACHB-1375 includes:
- a CDS encoding HEAT repeat domain-containing protein, which translates to MSPSRSALFLLSCMTCLGFSPSAVGAPIYGYPAPQSDLLILETGIGKLFATTPGATLFAQRNSPSPTAKPSPKETVPDFSDLNFSKEKPTPKPTTAAKTTKSFNLNSPLLWIGTGAVLLIIGGVGLFYVVRHPSDRTESVAEELPPDPESDRTDTPDIKANPFQSQTDKNAQNNGFSTISENTYPEQPAPHLQAETNRYSDDISSVWENKPAEELSHHSQIETNSYIGDTSSVLENKHTEELTAQPQLETNIYSSSISPVGENKPLEQSTTSPQTEALEIREPTRLPKINIIDELIKDLQNPDPTKRRKAIWELAQRGDSRAVQPLLEIMMDADSMQRSLILEALSQIGTRTLKPMNRALAMSLQDDNPEVRKNAIRDVTRIFDMMAQVSQLLRHAVDDPDEEVQQTARWALTQLSRIRGLSGVDNFSNRPNSKNPPEN; encoded by the coding sequence ATGTCGCCCTCACGCTCCGCTTTATTTCTGCTTTCTTGTATGACTTGCCTGGGCTTTAGCCCCAGTGCCGTTGGAGCGCCAATTTATGGCTACCCCGCGCCTCAGTCGGACTTGCTCATCTTGGAGACGGGAATCGGTAAGTTGTTTGCCACTACACCTGGGGCAACTCTATTTGCACAGCGCAACTCGCCCAGCCCAACTGCAAAACCTTCCCCAAAAGAAACTGTTCCAGATTTTAGCGACCTTAACTTCAGTAAAGAAAAACCGACTCCCAAGCCAACTACAGCGGCTAAAACGACTAAAAGTTTTAACCTCAACTCACCATTATTGTGGATAGGTACAGGGGCAGTCCTTTTGATTATCGGTGGAGTGGGGCTGTTTTACGTGGTGAGACACCCTAGCGATCGCACGGAAAGTGTAGCTGAAGAGCTGCCTCCAGATCCAGAGTCCGATCGCACTGACACCCCAGACATCAAGGCTAACCCATTTCAATCACAAACTGATAAAAATGCCCAAAACAATGGCTTTTCAACTATCTCCGAAAATACATATCCAGAACAACCAGCCCCACACTTGCAGGCAGAAACAAACCGCTACAGCGATGACATTTCATCGGTTTGGGAAAATAAACCTGCGGAAGAATTAAGCCACCATTCCCAAATCGAAACAAACAGCTACATCGGTGATACTTCATCGGTCTTAGAAAACAAACATACAGAAGAATTAACTGCACAGCCGCAGTTAGAGACAAACATCTACAGCAGTTCCATTTCCCCAGTTGGTGAAAATAAACCTCTCGAACAATCAACAACATCGCCCCAAACAGAAGCTTTAGAAATTCGAGAACCGACTCGCCTACCCAAAATCAATATAATTGATGAATTAATTAAAGATCTGCAAAATCCCGATCCGACAAAACGGCGCAAAGCCATTTGGGAATTAGCACAAAGAGGCGATTCTAGAGCGGTACAGCCTCTACTGGAAATAATGATGGATGCAGATTCTATGCAGCGCAGCTTAATTTTAGAAGCGCTATCCCAAATCGGCACCCGCACGCTCAAGCCGATGAATCGCGCTTTAGCTATGTCCCTGCAAGATGACAATCCAGAGGTGCGGAAAAACGCGATTCGAGATGTGACGCGCATTTTTGATATGATGGCTCAAGTCAGTCAACTTTTGCGCCACGCAGTTGACGATCCCGATGAGGAAGTGCAACAAACTGCACGCTGGGCTTTGACTCAGTTAAGTCGGATTCGGGGGTTATCGGGTGTGGATAATTTCTCCAATCGCCCAAATTCTAAAAATCCACCTGAAAATTGA